The Deltaproteobacteria bacterium genome includes the window TGTACTTCTCCTCCCGCTCCGTCTTCTCCTGGCACTCGACGCAATATTTCGCGAACGGGAGGACCTTCAGTCGCGGCCGGGGGATCTTCACGCCGCACTCCTCGCACTGGCCGTACGTGTTCTCCTCGATCCGGTCGAGCGCGTCGTCGATCTGGAGCAGCTTCCGCTTCTCCCGGTCGGTCAGGATCATGTCCAGCTCGCGGGTCCTCTCCTCGGAAACCGAATCGAGGATGTCGCCGATGTCCTGCGCCCCCGCCTCGGTGGT containing:
- a CDS encoding TraR/DksA family transcriptional regulator, with translation MKTIKDMLLKMRAELVQEIARRSKATTEAGAQDIGDILDSVSEERTRELDMILTDREKRKLLQIDDALDRIEENTYGQCEECGVKIPRPRLKVLPFAKYCVECQEKTEREEKYTREEPEEGIKKVPMGEVEE